The following nucleotide sequence is from Synechococcus sp. KORDI-52.
GATTTGACGGCGTCGACAAGACAGACCGCTTCATCATTGGCGCCAGGCGATGTGCCGAAGCTGCAGCATGAGACGTCTCAAAAACTGACGGCGCTTGAGCCAGTGATTTGGCTCAAGTTGAAGCGAGGTGAGCGCCCCTGGAAAAAAGCAAGTCGTCCTAGGGAACTGCTCACCTGCGCTTCAACAAAGGAGGAGGCCGCCCCTCCCAGGTGGAAGAGACGGCCTAACTCGCTCGTTTATGCATTGCAGTCGACCTAATCAGTACGTGTATTGCCGTTGGGGATCACCGTGGCAATGGAACTGAAAGAGGGAGGTCGAAGCGTCTGGCTTGTGGCAACCCTGGGGCCATTGGGTCCAGGTGTGAAGCGGGACTCCTGCGGGGCACCTCGACGAACGGTGCAGAGGAGTGTCGACTGATCAGACGCACATCAGTGTCGTCACAGACGAGGCGCTCACGGTTGGGTTGAAAAGTTGGAGCAGGGGCCAGAAAAGTCAGGCTGCTTCTGCGATTTGCTCAGGTGGAGTATCGGCCGTCATGGGCTCCTCCGATCTCGATGGACTTACTTTCGTCAGCGGACGCGCATAAGGCAATCAGCTGTCGTGCTCATTGCCTTCTGGGGCGAATCGGCCGATTGTGGGTCCGACGTGCCTTGTGCTGGGACCAATGCGATGCGCAAGTTGTGTTCGGACGGCCATGCCTGATCCAAGTCATGTGTTGAGTCCCTGACAAGATTTGTGTGTTTTTGATCCCGCGACAGAAAAAGGATCCCAAGGTGAGTTGACCCAATAAGGAGGGTCACATGTACGAAGGTTTCAAAAATCCTGTCGATTGCACCCTGAATACCTGCATGAAGTGGGGCGCAGACGGAACCCTGTCTCCCCACGATCAAGACGGCTTAATGAGACATCTCTGCGCTACCGATCCAGCCTTGGCCGACAGCGAGGCGTGCGAGATTTACAAAAACGACAGCTAGGTGTTCAAGGCTTTTCTGCTGAGCGAAATGCCACCGAGGTTGCAGCCACCACCCGAGAAAAGTTTTTCGCCCGCATTGACTACACCGCAGTTTTCGACTGGCTGCACGGCAAATTCACAGAGGCCTACGAAGCCATGTGTCTTGCCAAGGAAGCCGAGAAGAAAGGCTGATGGATAAATGCGCTCTATAACTCGTCCTCGATCACTACAGCGGTGCCGTCAAAATCGGCAGTAGCAAGCACCCTCAGATACGGCTAAAGCAGATCGCCGCTCATTAGGCCGTCGGCAGGTTCAGCATCATCCAGACCACTAGGTTCACCACCCGCGATGCCGCACGCAGCTGGGAGTCAAACTTTCATAAGCGCTACGCCATCCACCGATCACCAGAGCAAGCTGGGCGTGAATGGTTCGACCTTACAGATCAGAAGATCAAAGGCTTTGTGGAGTGGATGGAGGCATCCACCAGCAAACGAGCCATCAAAGTTTTGACCGTAAAGGCTTCTATTAATAAGAACCCCGATCAACTTTTGCGTGATCGCTTTGTACGCGGTGCTCTCGCCATGTTTTACTCCATCGGCCTAGTTCCTGGTGTGGCCTGGGCCATGACCAAGAACTGTTATGCCACCGTGGCGCTCTGGACTGGCTTCGGCGCAGCAGTTGGTATGGGAGCCAAGAAGCAAGAAGAGCAGTCGTCCAGTTACACCCTTGATGGCCAACCGCTCAGTAACTACGCACTAAAGCGTGAATACCAACGAGCCAGAGATTGGATGGAACAGCAGCTTCGAGCACGCAGAGGACAACTGGCGCGCCATTGAGGTTGAAGCCAAACGACCTAAGTGCTCGAAGCGGCTGGCACCGTTTGAGTGCGACTGGAATGCCTACTTGGAAGCCAACCCGGGCATGAAGGCATGGGCTAAAGCCAACCCTGGAGCTGCCGAACAGCAACGCATCAAGTTGACTGCCCATCAACGCCTTCCTCCCATGTTCCGCACCACCATCACCGCCATCGCATCTGCTGCTGCCCTGCTGGCCGTCAGCGAGCCCATGGATCCACCCGTGGCCATGGCCGACACCGTGAAGGACGCGCTCTGCGTGCTCTCCCGCCATGACGATGCCCTACCTCTGGAGGAGTTCCGCTGTGACTTCACCCAGCTGCGCGGCAACGTCTACGTCGACAGCGTGCGCTGGGCCTTCGCCTTCCCCGACGCTGAGAATGGCACCACCTACACACGGCAGAACACCGAGGACTTCAAGCGCTTCACCCGTGAGGGCCAGTACACGCTGACCGTCTTTGAATCCGGCGCCAAGCCCAACGAACCCGGCGGGTTCTGATCCCACCGCACATATCCCTGGCCACCCTCACGGGGGTGGTGTCCCGGCTTTTTTATGCCTGGTGAAGTGATCATCTGACCACTGCCATCGCGTCATCTGAACGTCACTGAAGCTCAGCCAGTGTGATGGTGTCAGAGGAGGTTCTGCCGCAATGGAACGTCCATCCAGTGGTTTCTCCAATGACCACTGGGCGCTGATAACACCACTGACTCCTCTGTCATGAGCGATCCGAGGAGTCAGATCAGCGTTATGTGACGGGTGGTGAGCATTGTCGCCAACCTGACTTCTGCATCGTTTCTCTTGCCTCTGCTGGTTCATTTTTGGCTATGAAAAACCCTGCTCATAAGAGCAGGGTATGCATAAATCAATATCGGACTATGTCACGGAATAGCAGGTGGGTCGAGTCTAATCTTGTCGCATGGAATTCCTTTCACGGTTGCTTGCCACACCTTTTGCACGCTACCAACACCATTGCCGTTCCAGCCATGATTAGGAACGTAAATTTCCTTTGATCTAGTTTGAATAGATTTTGAAGCTGCCGAATTCCATGAAATGTTGTTTCCCGGATAAGCAAAGTGAGCTTTAGTTTCCCATTCCTTTACTCCAGCTTGTCGAGCTTCTCCGCCAGAGCTGTGATTGTATTCAGTTACCGCTACAACTAGGGAATCATCACATTTTAAATTAGTAGGGGTTGTTAATTTTTGGTTAAAAACCCTGCTTCTGCGGAAATCTTGCCCGCGGTGAGATTGGCTCAATTCTCTTAATTTCGGAATAGTTGTTAATTGCTGTCTCTTAAGCCTGCTTACGGGGAAAACTTGTCCGCGTTGAGATTGACTCAATGCTCTTAGTTTTGGAATAGTTGTTAATTGTTGTCTCTTAAGCCTGCTTGCGGGGAAAACTTGTCCGCGTTGAGATTGACTCAATGCTCTTAGTTTTGGAATAGTTGTTAATTGTTGCCTCTTAAACCTGCTTGCGGGGAAAACTTGTCCGCGTTGAGATTGACTCAATGCTCTTACTTTCGGAGCAGCATGGGCTTCGGCGGTAACGCTTGCCAAAGTAATCATTGGCAAGATGGCAAGTGTTCCAATTTTTTTGAGGGAGAAATAAGCCATGAGATTAGAGGTGAGATTTGGAGGCTTTGGTTGCCCCCTGTGAACTCACCATCTCGGAATTCAGGAGTTGACTCGGTGCCCTTGCTCAACAGCAGTTGTGATTTTGTTCACACCTAAAAGCCTGATCACCATCTGGGCGGGCATCGCTCCACCAGACTGACTTCTGCATCGTTTCCCATGCCTAGAGGCGCTTGTTTCGCAGACGCCCTATTAGGCGTTAATGCTTAGTACTTATAAGCACAAAAAAACCTAGGTTTGACCTAGGTCCGTTCAGCGCTTCGTTTTGAAGTTGGCCTGATCTGTTGGGGGCCGCCGCCAAGCTCGCCCCCTCCCAACCTCAGGCTTTCGAAGGCTTGCTGGTCAAAGCTGCGGACATGGCAGTGGCCAAGAGCATGCAACCAGCAACGGCGAGGAATCCCATCGGTCTGAAGTGACTGAAGGAATCATTCACTTTTGACGGCCCCCTCGCCTGTCTCGGTTGCGACAGAACTGATCAAAACCACATTGGCTGATGGTCAAGACCACCGCCGATTCACCATCGGACATGGCCCCAGTCGTTGATAGGGCTGATTAAACGAAGCGGGGAACACCCATGGCAGTCACGGATGAGCCATGACCACCGACACCCGCATTGCTCTGTTCCTGATGGGAGAGCTGGTGGCAGCTCTAATGGCCAGCAACCTTAATCACCTCAAGCGCTGGTTGTCTGGTGGGATGCAAGACCTTGGGGGGCAGCGATGGAAGAGCTATTGCTGGACTGACTTGACCCCTTCCTATCCGTGGAAGAGCAGGACAGGCTGCTGGGTTGGCACCTGGGGGTGAGGCTCTAGTCACTAAGGGGTAGTCATCAGGGAGCAAGACCCCACGAACGGGTAATTCGATTTGAAGGCAGAACAGTGATGGCGAAAGACCTGGCCTTGCTCGCGGGCACCTTCCCCTTAGGGCTTGGAGCCTTGGAAGCAGTCCTTGCTTTCTTTTGCATTTAATCCACAGGCCAGTGCTTCCACTCAGCGCCATCAGGTATCTCGGGTGACGTTTTCAAGTCCTTGGGTTCATGCCACGACACGCGCCACTGCGGCAGACGGAAGTGCACATAGTCGAAGTGTTCGCATCTGATGCCGCCAAGGGGCCCAATAGACCCGTGCCAGCCCGCCATCCACCTGCCGTCGTCAGCTTCCAGTGGGTTGCCCTTGAACCAGACCCAACACTTCTGTCCGCCTCTTGCCACTCGGTATCCATTGACCAGAGCAGTTTGACTGGTAATCGAAGTCGTACAAGCCAAGGTTTTCAATTAGTCGTTTTGGTCTTGCACGGCTTCAGGCCCCGATCCTCTATCCCTCATGAATTTATTCAGCCAACTCTTGCTTTTGAGCTGAGTTCTTTAAGCAGCCTCTGCTTTAGTGCTGTCTACGGTTGACTGAGCGTCTTTTAAGACCTGATCAGCCTTTTGCATCAACTTGTAGTAGGTGTCTTTGTCTGTGGCGGTATACGCAGCTTCCATCAAGAGGTCGTACTTCTCTTCTGGAGACATCTGCCAGACCCGATTCAGCGAATAATCTTGTAATCCTGAGGTTGCGCAGTAGCCAAAAATGCTTAATCCCTGCCCACTAAATGTATAAATAGCTACTCAGGCAAAACACTGGAAACCTGAAGGCTCTTCAAGCAGCACTCGGCATCCCATCGGTCAGCAAATTCCAGGCACAGCCCACTCGACACGCAGACAACAAAGCGCTTGTCCCCAAGCTGATGAACTATCGGTGGAGGCCGAGAAATCATGCTGAATTCTTGGATCATCTCTCTTCTGCTTTGCCTGATTGTCCGCTAATTCCTCGCTTTTAAATGCATCAAGTGGCACATATTGCCCACGACTGGCGGAAACGTGATGAGATGTGTTATCAAAATCTTATGGACACAGAATTACTCAAACAATCCTGGGCCAAGTTGACCCAACGTGGTTACACGCTGAATAGCCCTGCTCCTGAAGTGGTGAACATCATCACGCCGACGGGTTACTCGACTCAGATTCGTTTAAAGCGACTGCCGAGCTACGCCCGATACGTGCGGTGATTTCCCACCAATTTCTGATCTGACGGCTTCGAAATGGTGTGGGGAAGAGTCCTTGCGGTCCTCGATTCCCCTGTTGTTAGGGAGGAGGTCAAGTGGTCCTCGACTCCCAGGTGCAGAACCCCCTGGATCTGCAGGCTCAAGATGCGCTTGCTGTGTAAGTGGTCTACCGAAGCCCCCTGTTTTCTTCAGGACCCAGGAGAGAGGACTGAGAAGTGGAAGGCAGATAGCGCTTGGTCGCATCCTCACGAAATGGGGCGAGCCAAACAGCAGCCAGCAAGAACAAGGCAAAAGCCAGATGGCCCTTCACCTCAATGAACCAACAACGATGGCCTCAGCGTTGGCTCAGATGGTTGATTGGAGCTTGCTCGGGCCTGTCGTAATCACCGCCCATTGGGGCTGAGGGGGCTGAGCCATTGCCGAACCTCCTTCACCTGAAGTAGTGCAGGCGTACTGATGCGGAGCGTTGTGGAGAAGTGGGGCTTCATTCATGAGCGAGGCCTGCAGAGCTGGAAAGGCGGCGTGGTCTGCATGACCTGCCAACACTTCACCTATGGAGTGGATCAGCACTGTCACACGATGGTGGGCTGCAACCTTCGCCAGAAGCAGCTCCAGAAGGGTGAACACCTGAAGAAGCCCTGCAAGCTCTGGGCACCGACGTGGCAGAAGGAAGTGGGCTGGGCTCCTGAGGCTGGCTAAAAGAGGTCTGTCGCGAATGAACGCCAACTAGGTCATGACTGAGACAACTGTTCTGGATTTCAAGCTCAGCAACACGTTTGAGGAATATCAGGCACATATGAATGCGCCTGAGCAACAAGCGATGTTTGCCGAGATGGGAGTCAAGACCTTCTTTATAGGTGTCTGCAAGGATGACTCCAAAAGAGCGACAGTGATGTTTCAAGGACCCGAAGATATCCTCTACAACATCTTCACGAACCCAGAGACCAAGCCGGTTGTTGAAGCTTCTGGTCATGTCTATGAAGGCACCGTAATCACTCGTTGGCTTGCATGAATCCCTCAACTCCCCTTTGTCATTTGTCAGGATGATGGCTTAGTTGGGGGAAGCCCTCATCTGGGTTTCGTCATTCGAATGCTTTTTTAGACAAGCGAAGCCACCGCCTGCACGTAGGTGACTTCGCCGCTCCGGATCAGTGCAAATCAACTGGAGCTCCTTTGTCGTAACCCTGCTTCGACAGGGCATGACGCATCACTTGACACCTAATGAGAGAGGGATGTCCTGAATCGATGAAACAGAGATGCACAGCAGCTGAACGTATCTACCTTCTGAATTGACCTTGAGAACCATTCTTGGCATGTACTTCATCGAACGTCGAGGGTCTGACCGTAAATGGATCAGGGAATTAAACTTCAAGACTGAGTTCAAGGCTTTGATCGGTGCTCGAAGCAAGGCAATTTCAACCTTGGGTACCTATCGGATTGTCCATGCGCTTTGGCCGAACCAGGTGGTCTGCTACGTGGATGGACCTGAACTGGTCAAAGGGAAAAGGAAACAAAGGGGTGACCGCTCTGCAATGCACACCCTCTGAGATCGAACTCATCTTGATGAGCTCAGACGGAGTTGATGGGCTAATTCGATCCGATATGCAGGATCGGCATACCGAGGTGAATGAGGTGAGGCCTCCATTCGAACTATTGGCGACGCTTTGCCTCTCTTCCGCCTCTCACCACCGCAGGTTTCAATGGGCAAGCCAATGCGCGAAATGGCTTGTGTCGTCCATCAAGGATGAGTTCGCCAAGTGATTGAGCGTGGTGAAGATGAATCTCCATCAGATCTCCTACCAACTTCCTTGGTGTAACAAGACCTCATTGCGGGTCAAGTGTCATCTGCTGCCATTTCGGCATTGCTTCTGGTTCTGCCTCGTGGTCCGTTGTGAATGCTGGGGGGGCCGGGAAAGGTTTGAAGACCTCAATCCTTAACTAGTTGAAGAGAAACCAGCAGAAACGAGAACACTCAAGGCAGTCACGCATGAGCCATGACCCGTGACACTCGCATTGCTACACGATGGTGGGCTGCAACCTCAGGCAGAACCAGCTGCAACAGTGCGAGCACCTGAGGTGGCACTGCAAGCTTTGGGCACCGACGTGGCAGCAGGAAGT
It contains:
- a CDS encoding DUF3764 family protein gives rise to the protein MTETTVLDFKLSNTFEEYQAHMNAPEQQAMFAEMGVKTFFIGVCKDDSKRATVMFQGPEDILYNIFTNPETKPVVEASGHVYEGTVITRWLA